In Tachysurus fulvidraco isolate hzauxx_2018 chromosome 1, HZAU_PFXX_2.0, whole genome shotgun sequence, a single window of DNA contains:
- the LOC113647416 gene encoding cartilage intermediate layer protein 1 has protein sequence MAYKLPEFVLLLLFGISTTFTQVYTNDYEWTTWFNVDHPGGKGDYEQLDAIRFYYRARVCDSPRMLEARTTDWIPAHRTGERVHTEPTVGFWCINSEQPEGKNCSNYAVRFLCPRDTKSEPQGVWSQWSDWTPCSAQCGQDASQIRSRTCTTQSRKCNGLKMESRQCRGPTCSGCNLQCVMGKANTDCSACMCEDHTVLGSVRRAGGLPAPGAAVLLSGRSPKLLTISDHNGHFRVPGICSDGNTTLLIKLQGHMRQEIVMPLSPEPTTVLHVKLERAKNLYVEKNPESKARRQGQTAAFCCKVTGSPEPNDYQWFHNGTLLDKSIYHYDKTLVLRNLRKDQAGEYYCRASSENGSIKSKPATLSVIGQAEPSCNPNPEPNLIRVPHDCFQNLTNSFYYDVGRCPIVTCTGQLDNGIRCKDSISFCCGVSKMEERQITCQGYELPTMVVTQCGCKKCVETKATVRGRAIAADTGEPLRFGHIYMNGARISRTGYKGTFSIQVPTDTERLVLTFVDNMQKFVNTTKVLLFNSRGGAVYHEIKLLRKKPPVTLSSTATNKLQLGELQEEKPMAEIEIPPNSFYKQNGEVYVGNVKASVTFVDPREVSTAAAAQSDLNFVGTEGDTLPLRTYGMFSVDFRDESDSESLNAGKVKVRLDAAQVKMPEHLETMKLWSLNPETGLWEEEGQLHMEIKQRRKREERTFLVGNMEIRERRLFNLDVPENRRCYVKVRAFRSERFIPSEQVESVVITLINMEPTAGFASNPRAWGRFDSVITGPNGACLPAFCDDEKADAYSGYVMANLGGEELDAVASAPKLNPNVIGVPQPYLNKLNYRRTDHDDPRIKKTAFSINIAKPSPNAAEEANGPIYPFEKMKECEEAPFNAPHFRFSRVEGDRYDYNTVPFNEDDPMSWTEDYLSWWPKPTEYRACYIKVKINGPHEINVRSRNMGGTHPRTVGQLYGLRDTRSIRDRVQSSVSAVCLEFKCSGMLYDQDRVDRTLVKVIPQGSCKRESVNSMLQEYLVNHLPLAVNNDTSEFTMLAPLDPLGHNYGIYTVTDQDPRTAKEIALGRCFEGTSDGTSRVMKSNDGVALIFTCGDKEVTKQSVFQQLQNAPGRAIAGTTRPGRGNRRQRGDSSAALRSSQRRSTRNPNRRSQTTRNS, from the exons ATGGCGTACAAGCTACCGGAGTtcgttcttcttctcctctttgGAATTTCCACCACCTTCACTCAAG TTTATACAAATGACTATGAGTGGACGACTTGGTTCAACGTCGATCACCCCGGAGGGAAGGGAGATTACGAACAGCTGGATGCGATTCGTTTCTATTACCGAGCTCGTGTGTGTGATTCCCCACGGATGCTGGAAGCTCGTACTACAGACTGGATACCAGCTCACAGAACTGGAGAGAGAGTGCACACTGAGCCCACTGTGGGTTTCTGGTGCATCAATTCAGAACAACCTGAAGGAAAGAACTGCTCCAATTATGCGGTCCGTTTCCTTTGCCCAAGAG ACACAAAGTCTGAACCCCAAGGTGTGTGGAGTCAGTGGTCAGACTGGACCCCATGTTCTGCACAATGTGGCCAGGATGCATCCCAGATCCGCTCCAGAACCTGTACAACCCAATCTAGGAAGTGCAACGGTCTAAAGATGGAGAGCAGACAATGCAGAGGACCCACTTGTTCAG GGTGTAATCTGCAGTGTGTTATGGGCAAGGCAAACACAGACTGCAGTGCTTGCATGTGTGAGGATCACACAGTGCTTGGATCAGTTCGTCGTGCTGGAGGTCTCCCGGCTCCTGGGGCAGCCGTTCTCCTTTCAGGCAGAAGCCCTAAACTTCTGACAATTTCTGACCACAACGGACACTTCCGTGTACCGGGGATCTGCTCAGACGGCAACACTACACTGCTGATCAAGCTGCAGGGCCACATGCGTCAGGAAATTGTCATGCCGCTGAGCCCCGAGCCCACAACTGTACTTCATGTGAAGTTAGAGAGAGCAA AAAACCTGTATGTGGAAAAGAACCCAGAGTCAAAAGCGAGGAGACAGGGTCAGACAGCTGCCTTCTGCTGCAAGGTTACTGGTTCACCTGAACCTAATGACTACCAATG GTTTCACAACGGAACTCTGCTTGACAAGAGCATATATCACTATGACAAGACATTGGTTTTGAGGAACCTAAGAAAGGATCAGGCTGGAGAGTACTACTGCAGAGCAAGCAGTGAGAATGGTTCTATTAAATCCAAGCCAGCTACTCTCTCAGTCATAG GTCAGGCTGAGCCTTCGTGCAACCCGAACCCTGAACCCAACTTGATCCGTGTGCCTCATGACTGCTTCCAGAACCTGACAAACTCCTTCTACTATGATGTAGGAAGATGCCCCATAGTAACATGTACTGGACAGCTAGACAATGGTATTCGCTGCAAAGACTCCATATCTTTCTGTTGTGGGGTGTCCAAAAtggaagagagacagataacATGCCAAGGCTACGAGTTACCTACTATGGTGGTCACTCAGTGTGGCTGCAAAAAATGTGTGGAAACAAAGGCAACAGTTCGTGGACGTGCCATTGCAGCGGATACAGGAGAGCCCTTGAGGTTTGGACACATCTACATGAACGGAGCAAGGATTAGCCGAACAGGATACAAGGGTACTTTCTCTATCCAAGTTCCCACGGATACCGAAAGGCTGGTTCTAACTTTTGTAGACAACatgcaaaagtttgtgaacaCTACTAAAGTACTGTTGTTCAACAGTAGAGGTGGAGCCGTGTACCACGAGATCAAACTGCTGAGGAAAAAACCTCCTGTTACCTTAAGCTCAACCGCTACAAACAAACTACAGCTTGGAGAACTACAGGAAGAGAAACCCATGGCTGAGATTGAAATTCCACCCAACTCTTTTTACAAGCAAAATGGAGAGGTATATGTTGGTAATGTAAAGGCCAGCGTTACCTTCGTAGACCCAAGAGAGGTATCCACAGCAGCAGCTGCTCAAAGTGACCTCAACTTTGTAGGCACTGAAGGCGATACCCTCCCCTTGAGAACTTATGGCATGTTCTCTGTTGACTTCAGGGATGAGTCAGATAGTGAGTCGCTAAATGCCGGAAAAGTAAAAGTTCGACTCGATGCGGCCCAAGTCAAGATGCCGGAACATCTGGAGACAATGAAGCTGTGGTCCCTCAACCCTGAGACTGGTCTTTGGGAAGAAGAAGGACAGCTTCATATGGAGATAAAACAGCGAAGAAAGCGAGAAGAAAGGACTTTCCTCGTAGGAAACATGGAAATTCGAGAGAGAAGGTTGTTTAACTTGGACGTCCCTGAGAACAGAAGATGCTATGTTAAAGTACGAGCTTTCCGTAGTGAGCGATTTATACCAAGTGAGCAGGTTGAGAGTGTTGTGATTACTCTGATCAATATGGAGCCTACAGCAGGTTTCGCCAGCAACCCTCGTGCATGGGGCAGGTTTGATAGTGTCATCACTGGTCCTAATGGGGCATGTCTGCCTGCTTTCTGTGATGACGAAAAAGCAGATGCTTACTCTGGTTATGTCATGGCAAACCTCGGAGGGGAAGAACTCGATGCAGTAGCTTCAGCACCAAAATTAAATCCCAATGTCATTGGTGTTCCTCAACCCTATCTGAACAAACTGAATTACAGAAGAACAGATCACGATGATCCCAGGATTAAGAAGACGGCATTCAGTATCAACATAGCAAAACCCAGCCCAAACGCAGCTGAAGAAGCAAACGGTCCAATTTATCCGTTTGAAAAAATGAAAGAGTGCGAAGAAGCTCCATTTAACGCACCTCACTTTCGCTTTTCAAGAGTTGAAGGAGATCGCTATGACTACAACACGGTTCCTTTTAACGAGGACGATCCAATGAGTTGGACAGAAGACTATTTGAGTTGGTGGCCAAAACCAACGGAATACAGAGCTTGctatattaaagtaaaaatcaaCGGCCCGCATGAAATCAACGTTCGTTCTCGCAACATGGGAGGCACCCACCCGAGAACAGTTGGCCAACTGTATGGACTTCGCGATACCCGTAGTATCCGAGACAGGGTGCAGTCCAGTGTCTCAGCAGTCTGTTTAGAGTTCAAATGCAGTGGCATGCTCTATGATCAAGACAGAGTGGATCGCACCCTAGTGAAGGTGATCCCACAAGGTAGttgcaagagagagagtgtgaatagTATGCTACAAGAGTACTTGGTCAACCATCTTCCACTGGCCGTCAACAATGACACCAGTGAATTCACCATGCTTGCCCCACTGGACCCTCTGGGCCATAATTACGGTATCTACACGGTTACTGACCAAGACCCTCGTACAGCAAAAGAGATAGCACTTGGGCGCTGTTTTGAGGGTACATCAGATGGGACATCAAGAGTAATGAAGAGCAATGATGGTGTGGCATTAATCTTCACTTGTGGCGATAAAGAGGTCACCAAACAGAGCGTGTTCCAGCAACTCCAGAACGCTCCAGGCCGGGCCATAGCAGGGACTACTCGTCCAGGGAGAGGCAACCGAAGGCAGAGGGGAGACTCCTCAGCTGCCCTCCGTAGTAGCCAGAGAAGAAGTACCCGCAATCCCAACAGACGATCCCAAACCACACGCAACTCATAA
- the eif3jb gene encoding eukaryotic translation initiation factor 3 subunit J-B isoform X1: MADSDSWDADNFEADEPIKRPTGLQDRWEGEDEEDDVKDNWDDDEEEEKKKEEEEVEKKTEVKVPAKKKLVAKIKEKENEELKKRIEESQAAPELTPEELAAEKLRVQKLQEESDLALAREAFGIDTTTTNSASGIEAMCPSTKEDFLAFEKALKDKITQFEKSVHYSSFLESLFQELCISLEVEDLKKINNSLSVLQTEKQKQEREKAKGAKKKKKIVLAGGGLKAKKKDDFDDYGEFEGGYNDYEDFM; encoded by the exons ATGGCGGATTCCGATTCTTGGG acgcGGACAACTTCGAGGCGGATGAACCGATAAAAAGGCCGACTGGGCTGCAGGACCGGTGGGAGGGAGAAGACGAGGAAGACGACGTCAAG GATAACTGGGATGATGAcgaggaggaagaaaagaagaaggaggaggaggaggtggagaaaaaaacag aggtgaaagTTCCAGCAAAGAAAAAACTGGTTGCTAAAatcaaagagaaagaaaatgaggaGCTAAAGAAAAGG ATAGAAGAGTCCCAGGCTGCTCCTGAGCTCACCCCTGAAGAACTGGCAGCTGAGAAGCTGCGCGTACAGAAGCTGCAGGAGGAGTCGGACTTGGCGCTCGCACGTGAAGCGTTCG GTATTGACACGACTACTACGAATAGTGCCTCTGGAATCGAAGCCATGTGTCCGTCGACTAAGGAAGACTTTTTAGCTTTCGAGAAAGCCCTGAAAGACAAGATCACACAGTTTGAGAAGTCGGTGCATTATTCTAGCTTTTTGGAGTCGCTGTTTCAGGAGCTCTGTATTTCAT TGGAAGTAGAGGACTTGAAGAAAATCAACAATTCCCTGTCAGTTCTTCAAACTGAAAAGCAAAAGCAGGAAAGG GAAAAAGCCAAAGGCgctaagaagaaaaagaaaatcgtCCTCGCCGGCGGTGGTTTGAAAGCGAAAAAGAAAGACGACTTTGACGATTACGGCGAATTCGAAGGCGGCTATAACGATTACGAGGACTTCATGTGA
- the eif3jb gene encoding eukaryotic translation initiation factor 3 subunit J-B isoform X3, with amino-acid sequence MMTRRKKRRRRRRRWRKKTEVKVPAKKKLVAKIKEKENEELKKRIEESQAAPELTPEELAAEKLRVQKLQEESDLALAREAFGIDTTTTNSASGIEAMCPSTKEDFLAFEKALKDKITQFEKSVHYSSFLESLFQELCISLEVEDLKKINNSLSVLQTEKQKQEREKAKGAKKKKKIVLAGGGLKAKKKDDFDDYGEFEGGYNDYEDFM; translated from the exons ATGATGAcgaggaggaagaaaagaagaaggaggaggaggaggtggagaaaaaaa acagaggtgaaagTTCCAGCAAAGAAAAAACTGGTTGCTAAAatcaaagagaaagaaaatgaggaGCTAAAGAAAAGG ATAGAAGAGTCCCAGGCTGCTCCTGAGCTCACCCCTGAAGAACTGGCAGCTGAGAAGCTGCGCGTACAGAAGCTGCAGGAGGAGTCGGACTTGGCGCTCGCACGTGAAGCGTTCG GTATTGACACGACTACTACGAATAGTGCCTCTGGAATCGAAGCCATGTGTCCGTCGACTAAGGAAGACTTTTTAGCTTTCGAGAAAGCCCTGAAAGACAAGATCACACAGTTTGAGAAGTCGGTGCATTATTCTAGCTTTTTGGAGTCGCTGTTTCAGGAGCTCTGTATTTCAT TGGAAGTAGAGGACTTGAAGAAAATCAACAATTCCCTGTCAGTTCTTCAAACTGAAAAGCAAAAGCAGGAAAGG GAAAAAGCCAAAGGCgctaagaagaaaaagaaaatcgtCCTCGCCGGCGGTGGTTTGAAAGCGAAAAAGAAAGACGACTTTGACGATTACGGCGAATTCGAAGGCGGCTATAACGATTACGAGGACTTCATGTGA
- the eif3jb gene encoding eukaryotic translation initiation factor 3 subunit J-B isoform X2 → MADSDSWDADNFEADEPIKRPTGLQDRWEGEDEEDDVKDNWDDDEEEEKKKEEEEVEKKTEVKVPAKKKLVAKIKEKENEELKKRIEESQAAPELTPEELAAEKLRVQKLQEESDLALAREAFGIDTTTTNSASGIEAMCPSTKEDFLAFEKALKDKITQFEKSVHYSSFLESLFQELCISLEVEDLKKINNSLSVLQTEKQKQERECKFLHVS, encoded by the exons ATGGCGGATTCCGATTCTTGGG acgcGGACAACTTCGAGGCGGATGAACCGATAAAAAGGCCGACTGGGCTGCAGGACCGGTGGGAGGGAGAAGACGAGGAAGACGACGTCAAG GATAACTGGGATGATGAcgaggaggaagaaaagaagaaggaggaggaggaggtggagaaaaaaacag aggtgaaagTTCCAGCAAAGAAAAAACTGGTTGCTAAAatcaaagagaaagaaaatgaggaGCTAAAGAAAAGG ATAGAAGAGTCCCAGGCTGCTCCTGAGCTCACCCCTGAAGAACTGGCAGCTGAGAAGCTGCGCGTACAGAAGCTGCAGGAGGAGTCGGACTTGGCGCTCGCACGTGAAGCGTTCG GTATTGACACGACTACTACGAATAGTGCCTCTGGAATCGAAGCCATGTGTCCGTCGACTAAGGAAGACTTTTTAGCTTTCGAGAAAGCCCTGAAAGACAAGATCACACAGTTTGAGAAGTCGGTGCATTATTCTAGCTTTTTGGAGTCGCTGTTTCAGGAGCTCTGTATTTCAT TGGAAGTAGAGGACTTGAAGAAAATCAACAATTCCCTGTCAGTTCTTCAAACTGAAAAGCAAAAGCAGGAAAGG GAATGCAAATTTCTGCATGTGTCCTAG